In Nicotiana tabacum cultivar K326 chromosome 11, ASM71507v2, whole genome shotgun sequence, a single window of DNA contains:
- the LOC107783486 gene encoding HMG-Y-related protein A-like, whose protein sequence is MATESFNKPPSYPEMIYEAIEALNQEGGSNKSSISTYIESKYGDLGKDHSEFLTLHLDNMKQTGELIFLKNNYIKPGSDVPQKRGRGRPPKPKVPLPPGAESAEIASPRPRGRPRKDPNAPPTSKKPKPTPAAPNSTGRPRGRPRKVRPQPAQDDDDVEES, encoded by the exons ATGGCAACTGAAAGCTTCAACAAACCTCCATCATACCCTGAG ATGATATATGAAGCCATTGAAGCACTAAATCAAGAAGGGGgttcaaacaagtcatcaatatctACTTACATTGAATCAAAATATGGAGATCTGGGTAAAGATCATTCAGAGTTTCTAACTTTACATTTGGACAACATGAAGCAAACTGGAGAGCTCATTTTCCTTAAGAACAATTACATTAAACCTGGTTCAGATGTTCCTCAGAAAAGGGGTAGAGGCAGACCACCAAAGCCAAAAGTTCCTTTACCACCTGGTGCAGAATCTGCAGAAATTGCATCACCAAGGCCAAGAGGAAGGCCAAGAAAAGATCCCAATGCACCACCTACTTCAAAGAAGCCAAAGCCAACACCTGCAGCCCCAAATTCCACAGGGAGGCCTAGGGGTAGGCCTAGGAAAGTTAGGCCACAGCCTGCacaagatgatgatgatgttgaggaAAGCTGA